A segment of the Synechococcus sp. CBW1002 genome:
TGGGTGGGCCTGCATGCCGCCTGCGGCCCCCTGCCGGTGCCGCAAGATCAGCGCGATCCTCACGTGTGGCCCACGCAAGGTTGGCTTGTGCTTTTGGCGGCCGATGCCCGCCTGCGCCGCGGTGCGCTGCAAAGCCTGGAGCGCTGGTTGTCGGCCCTGCCGCCCGAGGGCCTGCCCGATCTGATCTACGCCGATGAAGACCGCCTCGATGCCGAAGGGCGGCGCCAGGATCCCTGGTTCAAGCCCGATTGGGTGGAGGAGAGCTTCTGGAGCACCCCTTGGCTGGAGGGCTTCAGCTGCTGGAACCTGGCCTGGCTGCGGCACGGAGAACTGTCCCTGCCACCGGAGGATCCCACCGGCCGCTTCCGCTGGATGCTGCAGGCCCTGGAGCTGGAGCCACGGGTGGGCCACATGCCCGAGATCCTTGTGCATCGACAGGGTGAGCCCACCCCCCACGAGACCTCGGCCCGCTCGCCGCTGCTGCGGGCCCACCTGCAGCGGCGGGGAGAGGCGGTGGAGGCCGTGGAGTCCCATCCGGAACTGCCGGATGCCTACCAGCTGCGCTGGAGCCTGCCTGCCGGCCACCACTGCAGCGTGATCATTCCCACCCGCGACCGGGCCGATCTGCTTGCCGACTGCCTCCATACGGTGGAACGGGCCCGGGCGGCAGTGGCCGATCGGCTGGTGGTGGAGGTGCTGGTAGTGGACAACGGCTCGCAGGAGGAAGACACCGCAGCCCTGCTGCAGCAGTGGCAGCAGCGGCTGGGGCCTGCACTACGGGTGTTGCGGCGGGAGGAGCCGTTCAACTGGAGCTGCCTCAACAACGCCGCCGCCGCCGAGGCCCGCGGGGATCTGCTGCTGTTCCTGAACAACGATGTGGAATGTCGCCCCGATGACGCCCGCCAGAACGACGGTTGGCTGGGCTGGATGGCAGCCCAGGCCTTGCGGGAGCGGGTGGGCTGCAGCGGTGCCTTGCTGCTCTATGAGGACGGCACCCTGCAGCACGGCGGCGTGGTGGTGGGCATGCACGGCGTGGCCGACCACGCCTACCGCTACCTGCCCCTCGACCACGGGGTGCATCGCGGCCGCAGCCGTTGCCACACGGCCTGGGGTGCGGTAACGGGGGGCTGCCTGATGGTGCGGCGGGACTTGTTTGATCGGCTGGGCGGGTTCGATGAAGGTCTGCCGGTGGAGGGCAACGATGTGGATTTCTGCCTGCGGCTGGGGCAGCTGGGCTACCGCCATGTGATCGATCCGCGGGTGCTGCTGAGTCACTACGAGAGCCAGAGCCGCAACGCCCACGCCAGCCCCACCGCCGACGATGCCTATCGGCGGATGCGGGGTCGCTGGCTGGCCCGGCTGGGGCGGGCAGAACCCTGGTGGCCGCCCAGCTGCAGCCGCGACCATCCCGATGGCCGGCCGAACGGGCTCGACTTCCTGGTGTGACGTCCCTGGTCCTGTCGCCGCTGCCCCTGGGCCAGTCGGACCTGGTGGAGCGCCTGGAAGCGGCCCCCTGGTTCGATCCCGAGGCCTACCTGGCCCGCCATACCGATGTGGCGGCCGCCGAGCTCTCCGCCGCAGAGCACTACGTGCGCCATGGCTGGCGGGAGGGTCGCGAGCTGGTGTGCCCGGGGCTGGCGGAGGTGCAGAGCGATCCGAAGGCCCTTCAGGAGCTGGAGGAACTGGTCTGGCCCGCCTGGGTTCTGGAGCAGCTGGAGCCTGAGGCTCAACCTGAAGCAGAAGAGCCTGCCAGCCCTGCCATAACCCTCACCCACCTGCTGCGTCTGGGCTGCCTGGTGGGGCTGGATCCGAACCCGCTGTTTTCCTGCGAGGAGTATCTGCGCAGCAACCCGGATGTGGAGCAGGCAGGTGTTCCCCCTCTCCTGCATTTCCTGCTCAGCGGCGGCCGGGAGGGGCGCCACTGCCACTGGCTGCTCGATGCGGAGTTTCTGCAGAGCCAGGGTGTGGTGGCACCGCTTCTGCAGCAGTTCCTGCGGCGCTATCTCGCTGGTGAGGCTTTGCAGCCCAACCCCACCTATCCCCTGGCCCCCCCAGCGCCGGAGGGTGCGGAGGCTCGGCGGCAGCAGCTGATCGCCTACGCGGCTGCCCATCCCGCCGCGACCCATGCGCTGCTGCAGCGGGCCCTGGAGCCAGTGCGGCTGCTCGATCTCGAACAGATGGAAGCGGAGGCGAGTGCCGCTGAGGTCAGCGCTGCCGAGGCCAGCAGCCTGCAGCAGAGCAACGTGTCGGCCCGGCCCCCCGCCCAGCTGATCGCCTTCTACCTGCCCCAGTTCCACCGCATCCCGGAAAACGACGCCTGGTGGGGCGATGGCTTCACCGACTGGACCAACGCCCTCAAGGCGCAGCCCTTCTACCCGGGCCAGCTGCAGCCCCATCGGCCCACTTCAGACCTGGGCGCCTACGACTTGGCCGATCCGGCCGTGATGGCGCGCCAGGTGGAGCTGGCCCACCGCTACGGCATCACCGCCTTCTGCTTCCACCACTACTGGTTTGATGGCCGGCCATTGCTTGAGCGGCCGTTGCAGCAGTGGCTGGGTCATCCCGAGCTGGATCTGGGCTTCTGCCTTTGCTGGGCGAACGAAACCTGGAGTCGCCGCTGGGATGGCAGCCCCCACGAGGTGCTGATCGCCCAGAGCTATCCGGCCGATTACGTGGAGCGCTTTGCGGCTTCCTTGCTGCCGGCCCTGCGCGACCGCCGCTACATGCGCTGGAACGGGGCGCCGGTGCTGCTGGTCTATCGGGCCGGGGATCTGCCGGATGCCGCTGATTTCGCCCGGCGGCTGCGGCGCACCCTGGCGGAGGCCGGCATCGCCCGCATGCAGCTGCTCACCGTGTGGAGCTTCGATCGGGAGGACCCACGCCGGATCGGTTTCGATGGCGCGGTGCAGTTCGCACCGCTGCAGGTGCCCACGCCCAACCTGGCCTCCGAGCTGCCGCTGCGGCTGGAGCCGGGGGAAGAGCCCTGCATCTACGGCTATCCCGAAGCCCTGCTGCATGGGCTGCGCCAACTGGGCGAGCCCCATCCCTTTCCCCTCTATGGCGGCGCCTGCCCCTCCTGGGACAACACCGCCCGGCGCGGCGGCAACAGCGTGTCGTGGATCGGTGCCACGCCGGCACGGTTCGAGCGCTGGTTGCGGCTGGCGCGGCTGCGGCTTCAGCAGCGGGCCCAGACGGGGGAAGTGGCGGCGGCGGCCCTGTTCGTGAACGCCTGGAATGAGTGGGGTGAGGGCTGCCACCTGGAGCCCGATCAGCACTGGGGCCAGGGCTGGCTGGAGGCGGTGCAGCGGGCCCTTACCCCGCGGACGGGGGGCCTTGTGCTGCTGGGGCATGACGCTTGCAATGCCGGCGCCCAACGCACGTTGTTGTGCTGGCTGGCGGAGCTGCGGCGGGCGCTGCCGCAGCTGGAGCTGCAGGTGGTTGTCCTCGGCGAGGGCGAGCTGCTCGCGTCGTACGACGCCCTGGCCCCCACCCGGGTGGTGCAGCCCGATGCCCTGGCCGGCGAACTGGCCGCCTTTGCGGCGCGGCAGGGGACCTGGGCGGTGCTGGCCAATTCGGTGGTGAGCCTGCCGCCACTGCAGCGGGCCCTGGCGGCGCTCACTCCTGAGCAGGCGCCCACCTGGCGGGGGCTGTTCGTGCATGAGCTGCCCAGCATGATCAGGGCCCTGGGCTTGCAGAACGCCCTGGAGCAGGCCTGTGCAGCTTTCGATCTGCTGGTGAGCCCCTCGCGGCTGGTGAACGCCGAACTCCTCGCCACTGACTCCGCTGCTGGCCCCGGCAGTGGCGCCAGCCGCCTGGTGGTGCCCCCCCGCGACGAACGACGCTGGCTGCAGCGGCCCGAACGCTTCTGCCCACCGCCACCATCGCTGCCTGAAGACG
Coding sequences within it:
- a CDS encoding glycosyltransferase; translation: MELETPLLAGRLFGSQGHWPEAALWLSNAQLGPTPDSSAEKLAWLAQNLAALEGEEQRRGLQEQSYVHWIRQAEPRLEDPLRPLNQEWWLRNPGQAQWVGLHAACGPLPVPQDQRDPHVWPTQGWLVLLAADARLRRGALQSLERWLSALPPEGLPDLIYADEDRLDAEGRRQDPWFKPDWVEESFWSTPWLEGFSCWNLAWLRHGELSLPPEDPTGRFRWMLQALELEPRVGHMPEILVHRQGEPTPHETSARSPLLRAHLQRRGEAVEAVESHPELPDAYQLRWSLPAGHHCSVIIPTRDRADLLADCLHTVERARAAVADRLVVEVLVVDNGSQEEDTAALLQQWQQRLGPALRVLRREEPFNWSCLNNAAAAEARGDLLLFLNNDVECRPDDARQNDGWLGWMAAQALRERVGCSGALLLYEDGTLQHGGVVVGMHGVADHAYRYLPLDHGVHRGRSRCHTAWGAVTGGCLMVRRDLFDRLGGFDEGLPVEGNDVDFCLRLGQLGYRHVIDPRVLLSHYESQSRNAHASPTADDAYRRMRGRWLARLGRAEPWWPPSCSRDHPDGRPNGLDFLV
- a CDS encoding glycoside hydrolase family 99-like domain-containing protein gives rise to the protein MTSLVLSPLPLGQSDLVERLEAAPWFDPEAYLARHTDVAAAELSAAEHYVRHGWREGRELVCPGLAEVQSDPKALQELEELVWPAWVLEQLEPEAQPEAEEPASPAITLTHLLRLGCLVGLDPNPLFSCEEYLRSNPDVEQAGVPPLLHFLLSGGREGRHCHWLLDAEFLQSQGVVAPLLQQFLRRYLAGEALQPNPTYPLAPPAPEGAEARRQQLIAYAAAHPAATHALLQRALEPVRLLDLEQMEAEASAAEVSAAEASSLQQSNVSARPPAQLIAFYLPQFHRIPENDAWWGDGFTDWTNALKAQPFYPGQLQPHRPTSDLGAYDLADPAVMARQVELAHRYGITAFCFHHYWFDGRPLLERPLQQWLGHPELDLGFCLCWANETWSRRWDGSPHEVLIAQSYPADYVERFAASLLPALRDRRYMRWNGAPVLLVYRAGDLPDAADFARRLRRTLAEAGIARMQLLTVWSFDREDPRRIGFDGAVQFAPLQVPTPNLASELPLRLEPGEEPCIYGYPEALLHGLRQLGEPHPFPLYGGACPSWDNTARRGGNSVSWIGATPARFERWLRLARLRLQQRAQTGEVAAAALFVNAWNEWGEGCHLEPDQHWGQGWLEAVQRALTPRTGGLVLLGHDACNAGAQRTLLCWLAELRRALPQLELQVVVLGEGELLASYDALAPTRVVQPDALAGELAAFAARQGTWAVLANSVVSLPPLQRALAALTPEQAPTWRGLFVHELPSMIRALGLQNALEQACAAFDLLVSPSRLVNAELLATDSAAGPGSGASRLVVPPRDERRWLQRPERFCPPPPSLPEDAFVVLGCGRDRGTLERFLAVLLPLRQQWPAAEGLWVGPVAPLLPLPGLHCLPRLDIEAALQRAAAFVLSTGGRSNPGESYGLVAADAVRQAVPVIDFGQPLGLREWLPGYPEGCRLREPAEAVALLLELAADGARARALRQKLAEQARVFRSRDDQAWRAGVDAVVELLEAAFKGARCTQ